The proteins below come from a single Prochlorococcus marinus CUG1415 genomic window:
- the hpf gene encoding ribosome hibernation-promoting factor, HPF/YfiA family: protein MKILIHGKNLELTGALKEYTEAKIEKATHHYKDIVKEADIHLSIEKNPRVSFQTAEVTIFANGTVIRAEEKTENLYSSIDLVSNKLCRKLRKYKERNNKTTHNNHSKNNESFPNESAESSFIDKALFQEGREASLPEPSIKNKYFEMNPISSEEARKQLDLIDHSFYVFRNKKNNEIQVIYKRNHGGYGLIQSK from the coding sequence ATGAAAATTTTAATCCATGGAAAGAATCTTGAGCTCACTGGAGCCTTAAAAGAATATACTGAGGCAAAGATAGAAAAAGCAACGCATCATTATAAGGATATCGTTAAAGAAGCTGATATACACCTTTCAATAGAAAAGAACCCAAGAGTCTCATTCCAAACTGCAGAAGTTACTATTTTTGCCAATGGCACTGTAATTAGAGCGGAAGAAAAAACTGAAAATCTATACTCAAGCATTGATTTAGTTTCAAATAAACTTTGTAGAAAATTACGTAAATATAAAGAAAGAAATAATAAAACAACTCATAATAATCATTCTAAAAATAATGAGTCTTTCCCTAATGAAAGTGCCGAATCAAGCTTTATAGATAAAGCTTTATTCCAAGAAGGAAGAGAAGCAAGTCTGCCTGAGCCATCTATAAAAAATAAGTACTTTGAAATGAATCCAATTTCATCAGAAGAAGCAAGAAAACAATTAGATCTAATTGATCATAGTTTTTATGTTTTTCGAAATAAGAAAAATAATGAAATTCAAGTTATATATAAAAGGAATCATGGAGGTTATGGCTTGATTCAATCTAAATAA
- a CDS encoding glycosyltransferase family 4 protein has protein sequence MIHIAWLGKKSPFCGNVTYCNSTTEELKARGHKISFIHFDNPSSTNSSKPLFLANDPDVSLPYLIKSQVYTIPSLRAEKELRLSLERLKPDIVHASLTLSPLDFRLPELCNEINVPLIGTFHPAFDANNRNLTASTQQLTYQLYAPSLAKFDKIIVFSEPQKNVLVKLGVPKEKQIIIPNGVDENIWQPFRERNKKYDQVKNKLGNERIFLYMGRIANEKNIEALLRSWRQTKNNNCKLVIVGDGPMKPTLENSFSNLSKEKLIWWGSEVDLETRIAIMQIAEVFFLPSLVEGLSLSLLEAMSTGTACIATDAGADGEVLDDGAGIVISTDNVATQLKTIIPILVEHPSFTKYLAGKARDRILERYTITKNIESLEKVYIDLKNNLKN, from the coding sequence GTGATTCATATTGCTTGGTTGGGTAAAAAATCTCCTTTTTGTGGAAACGTAACTTATTGCAATTCAACCACTGAGGAATTGAAGGCCAGAGGTCATAAAATTAGTTTTATTCATTTCGATAATCCCTCTAGTACTAATTCATCAAAACCATTATTTCTAGCAAATGATCCTGATGTAAGTCTTCCTTATTTAATTAAGTCCCAAGTTTATACTATCCCCTCTCTAAGAGCAGAAAAAGAACTAAGACTATCATTAGAAAGATTAAAACCAGATATCGTACACGCTAGTCTAACTTTATCCCCATTGGACTTTAGACTTCCAGAACTTTGTAATGAAATTAATGTCCCACTTATAGGAACATTTCACCCGGCATTTGATGCTAATAATCGAAATTTAACTGCAAGTACTCAACAACTAACATATCAACTTTATGCTCCCTCTTTAGCTAAGTTCGATAAAATAATCGTTTTTTCAGAACCTCAAAAAAATGTTCTAGTAAAATTAGGAGTGCCTAAAGAAAAGCAAATAATTATTCCAAACGGAGTGGATGAAAATATTTGGCAACCTTTTCGAGAAAGAAATAAAAAATATGATCAAGTAAAAAATAAATTAGGAAATGAAAGAATTTTTTTATATATGGGTAGGATTGCTAATGAGAAAAATATCGAAGCACTATTACGTTCTTGGCGCCAAACAAAAAACAATAATTGTAAATTAGTTATTGTTGGAGATGGACCAATGAAGCCAACACTTGAAAATAGTTTTTCTAACCTTAGTAAAGAGAAATTAATTTGGTGGGGTTCGGAAGTAGATTTAGAAACCAGGATCGCGATAATGCAGATAGCAGAAGTATTTTTCTTACCAAGCTTAGTAGAAGGTTTATCATTATCACTTTTAGAGGCAATGTCTACTGGGACTGCATGCATAGCTACAGATGCTGGAGCTGATGGTGAAGTTTTAGATGATGGAGCAGGAATAGTAATTTCAACTGATAATGTGGCTACGCAACTAAAAACTATAATTCCAATTCTGGTAGAACATCCTTCATTTACAAAATATCTCGCGGGAAAAGCTAGAGATCGAATACTTGAAAGGTATACAATTACTAAAAATATAGAGTCGCTTGAGAAAGTTTATATAGATTTAAAAAATAATCTCAAAAACTAA
- a CDS encoding energy-coupling factor transporter transmembrane component T family protein, whose product MNLLTKFSIGQYVYGNKSWLRIIDSRLKIIIVMIFLITPIWAGPIWRLFLVGCLLLITFLSLLPPRVWWRSLCVLSCLSLLIGCISILASSDFQSLDSYLRNPNELQVVLESYKKWNILQIPSQKIWFINFGPYNLSRKALELGIKTSTLIFTFIHSVNLMLLTTLQEDIVWGLGWFLYPLRKIGLPISKWLFQLLIALRFIPLVQEELQNIIKSVSVRSINFRNLGFKKAFNIFLILVERLFKNIFLRIDQGAESLLSKEKINITTNRFKTFYPSKSLNVIANTLSICFICIAIFLRKLYGAL is encoded by the coding sequence ATGAATTTACTTACCAAATTTTCTATTGGTCAATACGTTTATGGCAATAAAAGTTGGCTAAGAATTATAGATAGTAGATTAAAAATAATTATTGTAATGATATTCCTAATTACTCCAATTTGGGCAGGTCCAATATGGAGATTGTTTTTAGTGGGTTGTTTACTATTAATCACTTTTCTAAGTTTATTGCCACCAAGAGTATGGTGGCGATCATTATGTGTTCTCTCATGCTTATCGTTATTAATTGGATGTATATCAATACTCGCATCTTCTGATTTTCAATCTCTTGATAGCTACTTAAGAAATCCCAACGAGTTGCAAGTGGTACTGGAAAGCTATAAAAAATGGAATATTTTGCAAATTCCTTCGCAGAAGATATGGTTTATAAATTTTGGTCCTTATAATTTATCAAGAAAAGCCTTGGAACTAGGTATAAAAACTTCCACTTTGATATTTACTTTTATTCATAGTGTTAATTTGATGCTTTTAACTACATTACAAGAAGACATTGTATGGGGATTAGGTTGGTTTCTCTATCCATTAAGAAAAATTGGATTACCAATTAGTAAGTGGCTTTTTCAGTTATTAATTGCATTACGTTTTATTCCTTTAGTACAAGAAGAATTGCAAAATATAATTAAATCAGTGTCAGTTAGATCAATAAATTTTCGAAATTTAGGATTCAAGAAAGCCTTTAATATTTTTTTGATTTTAGTGGAAAGGTTATTTAAGAATATATTTCTGAGAATTGATCAAGGAGCAGAATCATTGCTCTCTAAGGAAAAAATTAATATAACAACCAATAGATTTAAAACTTTTTACCCTTCGAAATCTCTAAATGTAATTGCCAATACATTATCGATATGTTTTATTTGCATAGCAATTTTTCTTAGAAAACTGTATGGTGCATTATAA
- the recO gene encoding DNA repair protein RecO: MSGSGECRLEGLCIKASPLGENDRLITILTDEQGIVRLAVPGARRPKSSLAAATPLTYLSLQIFGKRNLKSVRQIKILKSYSGLGKNIECLAAAQAITELTFLLVGNNDRQQNYLSCVLAHLDRIYLYEVSKEEDIKMLSISIQSLIHLLAIGGINLPIHHCCKTGEPIIPPLGNWEWSCYYLPNEGFSSIEDPQSKLKINASEVALLQRLLFPELPIKSNGELLGPKKVWLKILFIIETWVSTQLEKDLSSLKMLRELYS, translated from the coding sequence ATGTCTGGTTCTGGTGAGTGCAGATTAGAAGGCCTCTGTATTAAAGCTTCTCCATTAGGCGAAAATGATAGGTTAATAACTATTCTTACTGACGAGCAAGGAATAGTTAGATTAGCTGTACCTGGGGCAAGACGGCCAAAAAGTAGTCTGGCAGCAGCAACGCCACTAACATATTTAAGTTTGCAGATTTTTGGGAAAAGAAATCTTAAATCCGTCAGACAAATTAAAATATTAAAAAGCTATTCTGGTCTAGGAAAAAATATTGAATGTCTTGCAGCCGCGCAAGCAATAACCGAATTAACATTTTTGTTAGTGGGTAATAATGACAGGCAACAAAACTATTTGTCCTGCGTTCTTGCCCATTTAGATAGGATTTATTTATATGAAGTTTCTAAAGAAGAAGACATTAAAATGCTCTCAATAAGTATTCAATCTTTAATCCATTTATTGGCAATTGGGGGGATTAATTTGCCTATTCATCATTGCTGTAAAACAGGAGAGCCTATTATTCCGCCTTTAGGGAACTGGGAATGGAGTTGTTATTATTTACCAAATGAGGGGTTTTCATCCATCGAAGATCCTCAAAGTAAACTAAAGATTAATGCATCTGAAGTAGCTTTATTGCAGAGACTTCTCTTCCCCGAATTACCTATAAAATCCAACGGAGAATTATTAGGACCTAAAAAAGTTTGGCTAAAAATATTATTTATTATTGAAACTTGGGTCTCTACTCAATTAGAAAAAGATCTATCTTCACTAAAAATGTTAAGGGAATTATATAGTTAG
- a CDS encoding YggS family pyridoxal phosphate-dependent enzyme: MNPANFLKIKNKIPSNVNILAVSKGFKSQEIKTIQNMGQNDFGESKFQEAFEKQLILKELKQIKWHFIGRIQNNKIRKIVQNFKYIHSVDSFEKLQKISNISFEENKNPFIMLQVKFSDDPNKGGLNPELLILKWREIQELKNITLSGLMTINPKGLSSKENLELFKKCRSLADSLQLPDCSMGMSGDWEEAVDAGSTWLRLGSLIFGDRF; encoded by the coding sequence GTGAATCCTGCAAATTTTTTAAAAATCAAAAATAAAATCCCATCAAATGTAAATATCCTTGCTGTAAGTAAAGGATTTAAAAGTCAAGAAATCAAGACTATTCAAAATATGGGTCAGAATGATTTTGGTGAGAGTAAGTTTCAAGAGGCTTTTGAGAAGCAATTAATCCTAAAAGAACTTAAACAAATAAAATGGCACTTTATTGGACGAATACAAAATAATAAAATAAGAAAGATAGTGCAAAATTTTAAATACATTCATTCAGTAGATTCATTTGAAAAGTTGCAAAAGATTTCTAATATTTCATTTGAAGAGAATAAAAATCCATTCATAATGTTGCAGGTTAAGTTTAGTGATGACCCTAATAAAGGAGGCCTTAATCCTGAACTTTTAATATTGAAATGGAGAGAAATTCAAGAATTGAAAAATATCACATTATCCGGTTTGATGACTATTAATCCTAAAGGACTTAGCTCTAAAGAAAATTTAGAATTGTTTAAAAAATGTCGTTCCCTCGCTGATTCACTCCAACTTCCAGATTGTTCAATGGGTATGTCTGGGGATTGGGAGGAAGCTGTTGATGCTGGATCAACTTGGTTAAGATTAGGATCTTTGATTTTTGGAGATAGATTCTAA
- a CDS encoding PII-interacting protein PipX family protein — MSSEHYLNHPTFGMLYQVSPGNDGRDIYATLYAQKMFFSVEIRQREVLFEVIPYLDARNQAELNLQRARRTGSEDLPKWENLFTQTFI; from the coding sequence TTGAGTTCAGAGCATTATTTAAACCACCCAACATTTGGAATGTTATACCAAGTATCTCCTGGGAATGATGGGAGAGATATCTATGCAACTTTATATGCCCAAAAAATGTTTTTTTCCGTGGAAATTAGACAGAGAGAAGTTTTGTTTGAAGTAATACCTTATTTAGATGCTCGTAATCAGGCAGAATTAAACCTTCAAAGAGCTAGAAGAACAGGATCTGAAGATCTACCGAAATGGGAGAATTTATTCACACAAACTTTTATATAA
- the lipB gene encoding lipoyl(octanoyl) transferase LipB — MLNRTAIIKQPDKISFFNDVYKLQKEYQQALILDNSKPDFIWIGEHQLCYTLGRGSNYDNLLFSLNDEKYDVFKIDRGGEVTCHMPGQLVTYLVLDLKNFNKDLNWYLRKIEKIIIKILGTYNIECHLKNGLTGVWTGNKKIASIGIGCKRWITINGFAINFDCELENFNKIIPCGIKDCLMANMIDFNKNLNIKEVKRIVKKIIQEEFNFDFVSK, encoded by the coding sequence ATGCTTAATAGAACAGCAATAATTAAACAACCTGATAAAATTTCTTTTTTCAATGATGTTTATAAATTACAAAAAGAATATCAGCAGGCATTGATTTTAGATAACTCTAAACCTGATTTTATTTGGATAGGGGAGCACCAGCTTTGTTATACCTTAGGTAGAGGATCTAATTACGATAATTTACTATTTTCTTTGAATGATGAAAAATATGATGTTTTTAAAATTGATAGAGGCGGTGAGGTTACTTGTCATATGCCTGGACAATTAGTAACTTACTTAGTTTTAGATTTGAAAAATTTTAATAAAGATTTGAATTGGTATTTAAGAAAAATTGAAAAAATTATTATAAAAATTCTTGGAACTTATAATATAGAATGTCACTTGAAAAATGGTTTGACTGGTGTTTGGACAGGAAATAAGAAAATTGCTTCAATTGGGATTGGGTGTAAACGATGGATTACGATAAATGGATTTGCAATTAATTTTGACTGCGAATTAGAAAATTTTAATAAAATTATTCCTTGCGGAATTAAAGATTGTCTAATGGCAAATATGATTGATTTCAACAAAAATTTAAATATCAAAGAAGTCAAGAGAATTGTTAAAAAAATCATTCAGGAAGAATTTAATTTTGATTTTGTATCAAAATAG
- the proC gene encoding pyrroline-5-carboxylate reductase, whose amino-acid sequence MTDKIAIIGFGNIANAIITPLLDKKFIQPNDVYCVVKSRKSLENIKQNYKHNINVYESSSKESKIIWDCQVKLLSVKPQHLIDIFEPDNIKIKDNLLVSILAGVSINRLTNKFPNHKCVRVVTNIPITVGKGLTGIAWCENLTKYQKKITKKLFENTSKVYEFTEDYLDIFLALTSSGPAIVSLIIEALSDGGLSGGLPKILSEELVMEMILGTISLIKEKKLTTSELKNLVTSPGGTTISALRVLEKKSVRSALIESIISASNRSKEFS is encoded by the coding sequence GTGACTGATAAAATTGCGATTATTGGTTTTGGAAATATTGCAAATGCTATAATAACTCCTTTATTAGATAAAAAATTCATTCAGCCAAATGATGTTTATTGTGTTGTAAAATCACGAAAAAGTTTAGAAAATATAAAACAAAATTATAAGCATAATATAAACGTCTATGAATCTAGTTCTAAAGAGTCAAAAATAATTTGGGATTGTCAAGTTAAACTTCTTTCGGTAAAACCTCAGCATCTTATAGATATATTTGAGCCCGATAATATAAAAATCAAGGACAATTTATTAGTTTCAATTCTTGCGGGAGTCTCCATAAATAGACTTACTAATAAATTTCCTAATCATAAATGTGTGAGAGTTGTTACAAATATTCCAATAACTGTTGGAAAGGGTTTAACAGGAATTGCTTGGTGTGAAAATCTTACAAAATATCAGAAAAAAATTACAAAAAAATTATTTGAAAATACAAGTAAGGTCTACGAATTTACTGAAGATTACCTTGATATATTTTTAGCATTAACTTCTTCAGGCCCTGCAATTGTTTCTTTAATTATAGAAGCATTAAGTGATGGCGGGTTGAGCGGTGGATTACCAAAAATACTTTCAGAAGAACTTGTTATGGAGATGATACTTGGAACTATCAGTTTAATAAAAGAAAAAAAATTAACTACTTCCGAGCTGAAAAATTTGGTAACCTCTCCAGGGGGAACAACTATTTCTGCTTTAAGAGTATTAGAAAAAAAGAGTGTAAGGTCAGCATTAATTGAATCAATAATTTCAGCTAGTAATCGAAGTAAAGAGTTTAGTTAG
- a CDS encoding AMP-binding protein translates to MGDLAYWHSAKPLSVNYKFAKNRDYIKNLNHIDQIWENLKFKCGDTLAVCDLRGKYKEKFSYSELADLITKVSFSFKNYGLVKGDVVTLISENSPRWLIADQGLMRLGAINAVRGINSPSVELDYIIEHSNSVGLIVQSKETWLKLSHKEELKKRLRFIINLEDEKFESLISWSEFISAGEKENSRNNIIEKCNPRIDDVATILYTSGTTGKPKGVPLTHANLLHQIINLAYIADPEPGTSVLSVLPIWHSYERSAEYFFFSCGCSQYYTIPKFLKDDITQIKPVVMATVPRLWEAIHDGFFQALKKMPPKKQKLIKFLISNSSVFKRSLRKIRNIDINQITFKSKIPLLGSVISRYPLHKLSTIFLWPNILRQLCGEKLKFPINGGGALPEHVDLFFESLGVDVLVGYGLTETSPVLTCRRRELNVRGSSGQPLAFTEIKIVNDDKKKILKFREVGKILVRGPQVMKGYLNNEIATKDVLSKDGWFDTGDLGFLIPNGSLFITGRAKDTIVLSSGENIEPNPLETEILSSEFINQIQLVGQDKKCLTALVVPNVELVRSKFLEEDLSKLNLNKNIGTFFKSKINNMLKSRLGARSEEQILDCYFVDAFTLENGLLTQTLKQKRKEIEKKYSLQIENMYENKFSKKI, encoded by the coding sequence ATGGGTGATTTAGCGTATTGGCATTCAGCCAAACCACTTTCTGTAAACTATAAATTTGCTAAAAATAGAGATTATATTAAGAATCTTAATCACATAGATCAAATTTGGGAGAATTTGAAATTTAAATGTGGCGATACTTTAGCTGTTTGTGATTTAAGAGGGAAATATAAAGAAAAATTCTCTTATTCTGAGTTAGCTGATTTAATAACAAAAGTATCTTTTTCTTTTAAAAATTATGGGTTAGTCAAAGGTGATGTAGTTACTTTAATCTCTGAAAATTCTCCAAGATGGCTCATAGCAGATCAAGGATTAATGCGTTTAGGAGCTATAAATGCAGTCAGAGGTATTAATTCTCCTTCAGTAGAACTGGACTATATTATTGAGCATTCTAATTCAGTAGGGCTAATAGTTCAATCTAAGGAGACTTGGTTAAAATTAAGTCACAAAGAAGAATTAAAAAAGAGACTGAGATTCATAATTAATTTAGAAGATGAAAAATTTGAAAGTTTAATAAGTTGGAGTGAATTTATAAGTGCAGGAGAAAAAGAAAATTCTCGGAATAATATTATTGAAAAATGTAATCCAAGAATTGATGACGTTGCTACTATTCTTTACACTTCTGGGACAACTGGAAAACCTAAAGGTGTTCCCTTAACACATGCAAACCTTTTGCATCAAATAATTAACTTAGCCTATATCGCTGATCCAGAGCCTGGTACTTCTGTATTAAGTGTGCTACCTATCTGGCATTCTTATGAGAGGAGCGCTGAATACTTCTTTTTCTCATGTGGTTGTTCTCAATACTATACAATCCCAAAATTTCTGAAAGATGATATTACACAAATAAAACCTGTTGTCATGGCTACTGTACCGAGACTATGGGAAGCAATACATGATGGTTTTTTTCAGGCTTTGAAAAAAATGCCTCCCAAAAAGCAAAAACTTATTAAGTTTTTGATAAGTAATAGTTCGGTTTTCAAAAGAAGTCTTAGAAAGATAAGAAATATAGATATAAATCAAATAACTTTTAAATCAAAAATCCCCTTACTGGGTTCTGTTATTAGCCGATATCCTTTACATAAATTGTCTACTATTTTTTTATGGCCGAATATTCTTAGACAACTATGCGGAGAAAAACTGAAATTTCCCATTAACGGTGGAGGTGCATTGCCAGAACATGTAGATCTTTTTTTTGAATCTTTAGGTGTAGATGTTTTGGTGGGATATGGACTCACAGAAACTAGTCCAGTATTAACTTGTAGAAGAAGAGAATTAAATGTTAGAGGATCATCTGGTCAGCCTCTAGCATTTACTGAAATCAAAATAGTGAATGATGATAAAAAAAAGATTCTGAAGTTCAGAGAAGTCGGAAAAATTCTTGTTAGGGGGCCGCAAGTAATGAAAGGTTATCTTAATAATGAAATAGCTACAAAAGATGTTTTATCCAAGGATGGTTGGTTTGATACTGGTGATTTAGGTTTTCTAATACCAAATGGTTCTCTTTTTATAACAGGAAGAGCCAAGGATACGATAGTGCTATCAAGTGGTGAAAATATAGAACCGAATCCGCTAGAGACTGAAATCCTTAGTTCTGAATTTATTAATCAGATTCAACTAGTAGGACAAGATAAGAAATGTTTAACAGCCCTTGTAGTTCCTAATGTCGAATTGGTTAGAAGCAAGTTTTTGGAAGAAGACCTTTCAAAATTAAACCTGAATAAGAATATTGGTACATTTTTTAAATCAAAAATTAATAATATGCTTAAAAGTCGATTAGGAGCAAGATCAGAAGAACAAATATTAGATTGTTATTTTGTTGATGCTTTTACTCTAGAAAATGGGTTGTTAACACAAACTCTTAAACAAAAAAGAAAAGAAATAGAAAAAAAGTATTCATTACAAATAGAAAATATGTATGAAAACAAATTTAGTAAGAAAATTTGA
- the der gene encoding ribosome biogenesis GTPase Der: MILPTIAIIGRPNVGKSTLVNRLCQSNDAIVFDKPGVTRDRTYQNASWGGKEFKIVDTGGLVFDDESEFLPEIRTQVFLALEEAALALLVVDGNQGITDGDLSIAKWLRNSSCKTIVAVNKCESTTLGISLASEFWKLGLGEPCPVSAIHGSGTGDLLDLVIGELPENNIQDEEEKIMMSIIGRPNVGKSSLLNSIAGEKRAIVSDISGTTTDSIDTLIKKGDNQWKIVDTAGIRRKKNVKYGTEFFGINRAFKSIDRSDVCVLVIDAIDGVTDQDQKLAGRIEEQGRACIIVVNKWDLVEKNSSTIYQVEKELRSKLYFLHWSKMIFISALTGQRVDNIFEHALNAVNQHRRRVTTSVFNEVLKESVSWKSPPTKRSGKQGRLYYGTQVKNKPPTFSLFVNDPKLFGITYRRYIEKQIRLNLGFEGTPLLLLWRGKQQRALNKDVERDNIELIQKD; this comes from the coding sequence TTGATTCTTCCTACAATAGCAATTATCGGAAGACCTAACGTTGGGAAATCCACCTTGGTAAATCGTCTTTGCCAAAGTAATGATGCAATAGTATTTGATAAACCTGGTGTTACTAGAGATAGAACTTATCAAAATGCGTCATGGGGAGGTAAGGAATTTAAAATAGTGGATACTGGAGGTTTAGTTTTTGATGATGAAAGTGAATTTCTCCCAGAGATAAGAACACAAGTTTTTTTAGCTTTAGAGGAGGCCGCACTCGCTTTACTTGTTGTAGATGGAAACCAAGGTATTACTGATGGTGATTTGTCAATAGCAAAGTGGTTAAGAAACTCAAGCTGTAAAACAATTGTTGCTGTTAATAAATGTGAATCGACTACTCTTGGAATCTCTTTAGCTTCAGAGTTCTGGAAATTAGGATTAGGCGAACCTTGCCCTGTTTCCGCTATTCATGGTTCAGGTACTGGCGATCTTTTAGATCTCGTTATTGGCGAACTTCCTGAAAATAATATTCAGGATGAAGAAGAAAAGATAATGATGTCAATAATTGGAAGGCCAAATGTTGGTAAATCTAGTTTGTTAAATTCAATTGCTGGAGAAAAAAGAGCAATAGTTAGTGATATTAGTGGAACGACAACTGATTCAATAGATACGCTTATTAAAAAAGGTGATAACCAATGGAAAATTGTTGATACTGCAGGGATTAGAAGAAAGAAAAATGTTAAATACGGTACTGAATTCTTTGGTATTAATAGAGCTTTTAAATCTATTGATAGAAGTGATGTTTGTGTATTAGTTATAGATGCTATAGATGGAGTAACTGACCAAGACCAGAAGTTGGCAGGGCGAATAGAAGAACAAGGCAGAGCATGTATAATTGTCGTTAATAAATGGGATCTTGTAGAAAAAAATAGTTCAACAATTTATCAAGTAGAAAAAGAACTTAGATCTAAACTTTATTTTTTACACTGGTCAAAAATGATTTTTATATCTGCCCTAACCGGACAAAGAGTTGATAATATTTTTGAGCATGCTCTTAATGCTGTAAATCAACATAGAAGGAGAGTTACAACATCTGTGTTTAATGAAGTGCTTAAAGAATCTGTCAGTTGGAAAAGTCCTCCAACTAAAAGAAGCGGCAAGCAAGGTAGGCTTTATTACGGTACTCAAGTAAAGAATAAACCTCCCACTTTTAGTCTTTTTGTAAATGATCCTAAATTATTTGGAATAACTTATAGAAGATATATTGAAAAACAAATTAGATTAAATTTAGGATTTGAAGGAACACCTCTCCTTTTGCTTTGGAGAGGAAAACAGCAAAGAGCATTAAATAAGGACGTTGAAAGGGACAATATTGAGTTAATTCAGAAAGATTAA
- a CDS encoding cell division protein SepF: protein MSLISRLKAVVAGDEYLDDDFDEFDYASEDELNDINDFKKNPNALANSNPFDFMNNNRSSKVVGMPGISNSSSEVSLIEPRSFDEMPQAIQALRERKTVILNLTMMDPDQAQRAVDFVAGGTYAIDGHQERVGESIFLFAPSCVSVTSSSPEEATPSSGSTENTPQYSFGKNTTPEPAWGDSKLSANS from the coding sequence GTGTCACTTATTTCTAGATTAAAGGCAGTTGTTGCAGGAGATGAGTATCTCGATGATGATTTTGATGAGTTTGATTATGCATCAGAGGATGAATTAAATGATATTAATGATTTCAAAAAAAATCCAAATGCCCTTGCAAATTCAAATCCATTCGATTTTATGAATAACAACAGATCATCAAAAGTAGTTGGAATGCCTGGGATCTCGAATTCATCCTCAGAAGTAAGTTTGATTGAACCAAGAAGTTTTGATGAGATGCCTCAAGCCATACAAGCATTAAGAGAGAGAAAAACTGTAATTCTTAATTTAACTATGATGGATCCTGATCAAGCCCAAAGAGCGGTTGATTTTGTTGCTGGGGGGACATATGCAATTGATGGACATCAAGAGAGAGTCGGCGAAAGTATTTTTCTTTTTGCTCCAAGTTGTGTAAGTGTAACTAGTTCTTCCCCAGAAGAAGCTACTCCTTCTTCCGGTTCTACAGAAAATACACCACAATATAGTTTTGGGAAAAACACTACTCCTGAACCAGCATGGGGTGATTCTAAATTAAGTGCTAATTCATGA
- a CDS encoding 2-deoxyribose-5-phosphate aldolase, producing MPNIEYELNEKIHAIIINPYLTWEDFCANCDLIKKYNIKNISTSLNFLADFKNRLSNYSPNINALISYPLADLPVSFIDELVCFAKDKGANGIEYIPNFINLSKRNLEIFAAEIEQVKLSGLPVSIIINKSKLQEEVLYNAIEICLELGIKNFQFGDGFGPPITSNDIPEILKIISNQNQIKIVGGIKNLTQVIDLLDAGINCIGTSKFYEIFQEVKII from the coding sequence ATGCCAAATATTGAATATGAATTAAACGAGAAAATTCATGCAATTATTATTAACCCCTATCTAACCTGGGAAGATTTCTGTGCGAATTGCGATTTAATAAAAAAATATAATATCAAGAATATTTCTACTTCACTGAATTTTTTAGCTGATTTTAAAAACCGTTTGAGCAATTACAGCCCAAACATAAACGCACTCATTTCTTACCCTTTAGCAGATTTACCAGTTTCATTTATTGACGAATTAGTCTGTTTCGCAAAAGATAAAGGTGCAAACGGAATTGAATATATCCCAAACTTTATCAATTTATCAAAGAGAAATTTAGAAATTTTTGCTGCTGAAATTGAGCAAGTTAAGTTATCTGGATTACCAGTTTCAATAATCATAAATAAATCAAAACTACAAGAAGAAGTTTTGTACAATGCGATAGAGATATGTTTGGAATTAGGAATAAAAAATTTTCAATTTGGGGACGGGTTTGGTCCCCCAATTACATCGAATGATATACCCGAAATATTAAAAATAATAAGCAACCAAAATCAAATTAAAATTGTAGGTGGCATAAAAAATCTCACTCAAGTTATTGATTTGTTGGATGCTGGAATAAATTGCATAGGCACTTCTAAGTTTTATGAAATTTTTCAAGAAGTAAAAATTATTTAA